From the genome of Ralstonia insidiosa:
TAGGCGCTCGGCCACGCTGCGTGCTTGCTCCGGGCTTTCCGCCCACACCATCACCGCGAATTCCTCGCCGCCAATGCGTGCCACCAGGTCGGCCGCACGGCCATCGGTGCGGCACAGGCGCGCGACGGTGCGCAGTGCCTCGTCACCGATTGCGTGGCCGTAGGTATCGTTGATGCGCTTGAAGTGGTCGACGTCAAACATCACCAGCGCGATGAGCGGTGCCTTGGGTGTGGGCGCCCTGCACATCGCAATCGACTGATCTTCAAAGGCGCGGCGGTTGAGCAGTTGGGTGAGCGGGTCGGTCTCGGCCATGCGCGCGAGTTCCTGCATCAGGTGCGCGCGCTCCAGTTCAAGCCGGCGCCGCTCGATGCTGTTGATGCGCAGCACGCGGATCGCCTCGAACATCGCGCGGATCTCGCGCCGCGTGAAGCTGGTCGGGATATGCAGGCTCAGGTTGCCGCTTGCGATGGCATCGATCAGGCGCGTGGCGTTGACGAACGGGCGCACCACGTCACGGCGGAACGAGACGATCATCCACGCCAGCGCCCCCAGCACCGACAGCACCGCCGCCGCCGAGCCCAGCAGCACCCAGAGCATGGCGCGCCGGTGCTCGCGAATATCGTCTTCGGCCAGGCGCAACACGTTGTCGCGAAAATCGGTGATGGCGCGCATGGTCGGCACATAGCGCTCGGCGAACTGGCCGGTGGTGATATCCGCGCCGCCGGGTTGGCTGGTGGCGGCGCGCACGGCTTCGACATAGCGCAAGCCATCGCCAAAGTACTGTGCATTCAGTGTGTCCATGGCGTGCTGGCCAAGCGCGGGTCCGCGCACGACGCGCGTTTCGATCATGGCGCGCAACTGGTCGATACGGCCATGCGTGCGTGCAATGGCGAGCTGTTCATCCAGCGTGAGCTTGCGGCGCATGGCCAGCGCGCTGGTGAAGCGCGAGCCGAGCTGGCCGGCATATTCGCGCAGGTCGGCGGCCAGCCGGGCCAGTGTCAGGCAGTTGAGCGCGTCGGGGTCGCCGCGCGTGATGTTGGCCGTGCGCGCGTTGACGATCGGCATGAATTCGGGAATCACCCCGATCATGCGGTCCACCGCATCCGCCAGCGCGCCGTTGGTGCGCGACGGCAGGGGCAGGGCGACGAGGTTGTCTACGTTCCGGCGTGCGCTGGCCAGGTCAGCCTGCGCCTGGCGCACGGCATCGGCGTCGGCAATGCAGCCGGGGCAGCGATCGGGTTGCAGCGTGGCGAGTAGCGTGGCGAAGTGTTCATCGCTGGCAGCGCGCATGCGTTGCAGGGCGGCGGTACGTTCGGCCGGCAGCGGCAGGTCTTCGCCCAGCACACCGTTGGTGGGGCCGCGCTCGGCCGAGACCCTCTCCATCGTCAACAGCACGGCGCGCAGCGCCTGGAAGCTGCGCGCGGCGTCATCTGCCCGGCCATAGGCAAGCCATGCATAGCCGAGCAGCCAGCATGAGAGCGAGAGCACCGGGATGAGGACGATGGCGACACTGGCGCCGAAGCGCCTGTCCATCGACGTTTCTGAGGACATGAGCGGGAGCAGTGGCGTCGTGGCGGGCCTGGCGGGCAAATCGGCGAAGGTGGCGGCGCAGCGGATGTGCGCGATGCTCATCCAGCCTAACGGCAGGACGGAGGGCATCTTTACGCCGCCATTGAACGCGCGTGCGGCCCCCAGACTGCAAACAAATGAAAAAAGATTCTTGCGGATCCTTTAGCGTGCGCGGCGAATTCCCGGTGGCGTGCCTGGAGCGGAACGTTGGGATATTGGCGTCACAGACTTCTGTCGTGGCAGCAGTACTGGTGCTGTCAGCGAACCCGTTGCCCGTGATTTCGCGCGCGCAGGTTCGTGCGCGACTTGACCTACGACAATGGGAGGTCATGGGCGGCCTGCCGACAGCGATCGCACATCATGGCGATCGTGCGGGAGCAAGTTCTGCCGATGATTGACCGGTGAACTTGTAGCGTGGCGGGCAGCTCAGGTTGCCGTGGAAGGCTCGGTAGCCAGCGGCGATGCTTCGGGCCGGGCGCGCCACCAAGCGGGCGTCGGACCCGGCTGCACCATGTCGAGCCGCGCACCGATGGTTGGCGTCAGCACCTCTACCGAGTGAGCTCGCGCCGCCGCGGCAATGCGTTCGAACGGTTCCTGCCAGGCATGGAACGCCAGATCAAACGTGCCGTTGTGGATCGGCACGAGCCGGCGCCCGCGCAAATCCAGATGCGCCTGAACGGTCTGCTCCGGCAGCATGTGCACGTAGGCCCAGCGCGGGTCGTAGGCACCGGTTTCCATCAGGGTCAGGTCGAATGGTCCGAAGCGCTCGCCGATGGTCTTGAAGCCGGGGAAGTAGCCGGTGTCGCCGCTGAAGAAGAGCCGCAGGTCGTCATCGATCATGACCCACGACGCCCATAGCGTGCGATTGTTGTCAAACGGTGTGCGGCCTGAAAAGTGCTGCGCCGGCGTGGCGGTGAACTGCAGGCCGCCTACCGTGGTCGATTCCCACCAGTTGAGCTGCTGCACCTTGTCGGCGGCAATGCCCCAATCGATCAGCCGATCGCCCACGCCCAATGGTGTGAGGAAGTGCTTCACCTTGGGCGCCAGCGTGCGGACGGTCGCGCGGTCCAGATGGTCGTAGTGGTCATGCGAGAGGATGACCGCCTCGATCTCCGGCAGGTCTGCCAGCGCGATGGGCGGCGCGTGGAACCGCTTGGGGCCGAGCCACTGCACCGGCGAGGCACGCTCCGCAAAGACTGGATCGGTCAGCCAGAACACCCCGCGCAGTTTGAGCAGCACGGTCGAGTGCCCGAGGCGGAACAGCGAGCGATCGGGCGCCGCCAGCAGTGCGTCACGCGTCAACGCCTGGGTTGGCACCGGTTGGTCCGGCACCGTACCTGTCGGCTTGTTGATGAAGGCCCACAGCAGACGCAGTCCTGCCCAGAAACCGGTCTTGGGTCGGCGGGCTGCGTTGTGGAAAGCGCGATCTGTGCCGGAGACGGTCGGTGTACTCGGGGCGGCAGACGGTGAGGGCCAAGCGGACATGAGGGGGAACTCCAACAGCAAGGGGCTAGCGGACCAGGCAAGGGCATCGAGCCCCGGCTGATGCGTCCTCCGCTGTGATGATGCCTTGCGCCGTCGGATGGGAGGACATAACATGAGGCGGCCTCCGCTTAATATGCGGAGGCATCCTCCGTTTGTCAAGCGAGACCTGATTCAGTGGCCGAGAAGATCACAAACCGAAAACCCCGAGCCGATGCCGAACGCAACCGCCAACGCCTGCTGGACGTGGCCAAGGTGGCGTTTGCGCAGAAGGGGGTTTCCGCCAGCCTTGAAGAGATTGCGCGCGAGGCGGGCCTGGGGATCGGCACGCTGTACCGGCACTTTCCGACGCGCGAGGCGCTGATCGACGAGATCTACCGGGATGAAGGCAATCGCCTCGTGGAGGCTGCGCAGCAGCTGTCCGCCGAACGCGCGCCATTGGACGCCATTCAGGCTTGGCTGCTCCTGTTCGTCGGCTATCTGGCCAACAAGCAGATTCATGCCGACGTGCTCAACTGCATGGCCGGCGGCGAGAGCGATGTATGCACCCTGTCTGCCGACGCGATCGTCGAGGCACTGACCTTGCTGATGCAGCGTGCAAGAGAGGCGGGCGAGATCCATCATCCGATCGAGCCGCTTGAACTGCTGTGCGCAATCGCCGGTGTTGCAACGTTCGGCGTCGACACGGATTGGGAAGCCGGTGCGAAACGCCTGGTTGCGCTGATGGTCTTCGGGTTGCGCAACCCGACGCCCGTGTAACCCCACCTTTGTTTGCGCTGGTGGTGGCGTGCGCAACCGCTATGACAACAGCACCGTCGCGGGCATACTCCGGTTCAACTCACGTGGCTCTGGCCTTGCCCGGGGCCTTCAGACTTCACCTGCACGCGAAGGCGCACCATGGATAGCGGAAACGACCGCCGGTATTTTTTCTACTTTCTGCTGTTTATCGTCACCATCGGGCTTTGCTGGATACTCTCGCCATTCTTTGGGGCGGTGTTCTGGGGGGGCATCCTGGCGATTCTGTTCCAGCCCGTGCAGCGCTGGCTGGTCGCCCGGTTCAACAAGCGACGCAATCTGGCCGCGCTTGTCACGCTCACCCTCATCATCCTGATCGTGATCCTGCCGCTCTTGTTCGTGGCCATCACGCTCGTGCAGGAAGTGGCCTACGTCTATCAGGAAATCAAGAACGCGCAGCCCAATTATTCGCAGTACTTCCAGGACGCCATCCATGTACTGCCGACGTCGATCCAGCAGTTGCTTGCCAAGTACGGTCTGGCCAACTTGCCTGCGCTCCAGCGCAAGCTTAGCGACGGTGCCGCGCAGATCAGCCAGTTTGCCGCCACCCAGGCGCTCAGCATCGGTCAGAACACGTTTCAGTTCGTCGTCAGCTTTGGCGTGATGCTTTACATGGTGTTCTTCCTGCTGCGTGACGGTGGCGAGATCGGCCGTCGCGTGCGCCGCGCGCTGCCGCTCGATGAGGAGCACAAGAACCTGCTGCTGGCGAAGTTCACCACGGTCGTGCGTGCCACCGTGAAGGGCAACATTGCGGTGGCATTGGTGCAGGGCGCACTCGGCGGCTTCATCTTCTGGGTCGTGGGGATTGAGGGCGTCGTGCTGTGGGGCGCACTGATGGCATTTCTTTCCCTGCTGCCCGCGATTGGCGCGAGCATTGTCTGGGTGCCGGCCGCGCTGTACTTCCTGGCGACGGGCGAGCTGGGGAAATGCGCGATCCTCGTGGTGTTCTGCGTGGGCGTGATCGGCCTTGTCGACAACCTGCTGCGCCCGATCCTCGTCGGCAAGGATACGAAGATGCCCGACTGGGTCGTGCTGATCTCAACGCTGGGCGGGATGGCGCTGTTCGGCATCAACGGCTTTGTGATCGGGCCGCTCGTCGCCGCGCTGTTCATGGCGAGCTGGGACATCTTTGCGCGCTCCGGGCAGGCCGAGTGACACGGCCTGTGCCGTGATGGGCGTCACGCGCATGCCCACGGCGTTGCTGATTTCAGGCACAATTCGCGATCTTGTGGAGATGGCATTCCTCCCTTAACCGCCGGCAGCAACTGCCAGCTGATGATGCCTACAAGTTCCTGGACAGGGAAGTTGTAGGCACACGTCCATACGACATCCTGTCGTCCAGGTTTGCGTTCTTCGAATCTGGCCATCATGAAGACAAAGATCACACGTTCCGAGCCGCTGCTCATGCTGGCGTATCTGTTGCGCTGGCTCTCGCTGGGGTCGCTCGTTGGCACGCTTGCCGGGCTGGGCTCCGCGGTGCTGCTGCTGGCGCTGGACTGGGCGACCGATACGCGCATCGCGCACCCGTGGCTGCTTTGGTTGTTGCCCGTGGCCGGCCTTGCCGTCGGCCTGCTGTATCACTACGCGGGCCGTTCGGTGGAGGGCGGCAACAACCTGCTGATCGACGAGATTCACGACCCGAAGCGCGTGGTGCCCAAGCGCATGGCGCCGCTGATCCTGCTCGGTACCGTTGTCACCCACCTCTTTGGTGGCTCGGCTGGGCGTGAGGGGACGGCAGTCCAGATGGGTGGCAGTTTTGCGGACTATCTGACGCGCTTGTTCAAGCTTGACCCGGGCGACCGTCGCATCTTGCTGATGTCCGGCATCAGTGCCGGGTTTGCTTCCGTGTTTGGCACGCCGCTGGCCGGTGCCGTGTTTGGCTTGGAGGTGCTCGCCATCGGGCGTTTGCGGTATGACGCGATCCTGCCGTGCTTGATTGCGGCCATCATTGGTGATCTGGTGCCGCCACTGCTGGGGGTGCATCACACGCCGTATGCGATTCCGTTTGTTCCGCATCTCACGCCGGTTGCGATTGGCCTGGTGGTGTTGGCCGGCATCGTCTTCGGTTTGGCGGGCAAGACGTTTGCGGCGCTTACGCACAAGCTCGGCCGCTTGCTGAAGCACCGCATTCCGTTTGGGCCGCTGCGCCCGGTGCTGGGCGGCTGCGCAGTCGTGGCGGGAGCAATGGCGCTGGGGACAGACAGGTACCTCGGGCTGGGCATTCCCGTCATCGTTGATGCATTCCACACGCCGCTGCCGGCATACGACTTTGCCGGCAAGGCTGCCTTCACCATCGTGACGCTGGCTTCCGGCTTCAAGGGCGGGGAGGTGACGCCGCTGTTCTACATCGGCGCGACGCTGGGCAATGCGCTCGGCTATGTGTTGCCGCTGCCATTCCCGCTGTTGGCGGGGCTGGGGTTTGTTGCGGTGTTTGCGGGCGCAGCCAATACGCCCATTGCATCGACCCTGATGGCGATGGAGCTCTTCGGCCCCGAGGTCGGCACGTTTGCCGGCATTGCTTGCGTGGTGAGTTACCTCTTCTCAGGCCACGCCGGTATCTATCACGCGCAGCGCATCGGCCATGCAAAGCGCCCGTCCGAGCCAGACGGGGCTGGGCTGTCTGCTGCGCAGGCGATCGGGCAGGCATCCGCAGACTCCACTGAACGCCCACAACGCTGATCTGCGGATCAGGCCGCGCACGATCTCCCTCCGCAGTCGTTTTCGACGCGTTGCACCACGATGGCTCTGGCTGCATTGAGATGCGCGATGGTCATCGAGCGTGCGCTGGCTACCGAACTGCATCCCAAAGCGCATGCGCTGTGCTACCGGGCGAACGCTGTCAATTTCCAATTTCCCCTTCCGTTGCGAACCGGTCATCGAGTTTGCTGGTGCATAAGGCGTTGGCGCGATAGGCGCGACGTGGGGGGCTGAACAGGCTCGCCACCACTATCTGAAATTCGGATAGTCGATATCGGTGCTATGTATTTGCGTAATTTTGGTGGCATTCCTAGGATTCAGGTCACATCCGCTATGCGCACAGCTGTTCATAGGTAGAACAACTGGTGCACAAGACGGATATCCGGCGACGCGTCGATCAGCGGCTGTTCTTCCCTGATCCACCGTTCGTTCTGCCGCTTCGCCTTCAGACGATGTGCCTTTTTCCACAGCCCCAAGGAGTGTCACCATGAAAGCCCTTTCATACGCCATCCGCGCCGCCGCAGTCGCCTTCTCAGCAGTGGCGTTTAGCTCGAACGCCGCGGCGGCCGCGCCCGTCAAGAACATCGTGCTGGTACACGGCTACTTTGCCGATGGCT
Proteins encoded in this window:
- a CDS encoding GGDEF domain-containing protein, coding for MDRRFGASVAIVLIPVLSLSCWLLGYAWLAYGRADDAARSFQALRAVLLTMERVSAERGPTNGVLGEDLPLPAERTAALQRMRAASDEHFATLLATLQPDRCPGCIADADAVRQAQADLASARRNVDNLVALPLPSRTNGALADAVDRMIGVIPEFMPIVNARTANITRGDPDALNCLTLARLAADLREYAGQLGSRFTSALAMRRKLTLDEQLAIARTHGRIDQLRAMIETRVVRGPALGQHAMDTLNAQYFGDGLRYVEAVRAATSQPGGADITTGQFAERYVPTMRAITDFRDNVLRLAEDDIREHRRAMLWVLLGSAAAVLSVLGALAWMIVSFRRDVVRPFVNATRLIDAIASGNLSLHIPTSFTRREIRAMFEAIRVLRINSIERRRLELERAHLMQELARMAETDPLTQLLNRRAFEDQSIAMCRAPTPKAPLIALVMFDVDHFKRINDTYGHAIGDEALRTVARLCRTDGRAADLVARIGGEEFAVMVWAESPEQARSVAERLRKRIAEVTVPTGTDVPCRMTASFGVAVAQAVDHPSLESLLKRADRLLYEAKLAGRNRVMTDPPSPVHDLSAAAE
- a CDS encoding MBL fold metallo-hydrolase, giving the protein MSAWPSPSAAPSTPTVSGTDRAFHNAARRPKTGFWAGLRLLWAFINKPTGTVPDQPVPTQALTRDALLAAPDRSLFRLGHSTVLLKLRGVFWLTDPVFAERASPVQWLGPKRFHAPPIALADLPEIEAVILSHDHYDHLDRATVRTLAPKVKHFLTPLGVGDRLIDWGIAADKVQQLNWWESTTVGGLQFTATPAQHFSGRTPFDNNRTLWASWVMIDDDLRLFFSGDTGYFPGFKTIGERFGPFDLTLMETGAYDPRWAYVHMLPEQTVQAHLDLRGRRLVPIHNGTFDLAFHAWQEPFERIAAAARAHSVEVLTPTIGARLDMVQPGPTPAWWRARPEASPLATEPSTAT
- a CDS encoding TetR/AcrR family transcriptional regulator; the encoded protein is MAEKITNRKPRADAERNRQRLLDVAKVAFAQKGVSASLEEIAREAGLGIGTLYRHFPTREALIDEIYRDEGNRLVEAAQQLSAERAPLDAIQAWLLLFVGYLANKQIHADVLNCMAGGESDVCTLSADAIVEALTLLMQRAREAGEIHHPIEPLELLCAIAGVATFGVDTDWEAGAKRLVALMVFGLRNPTPV
- a CDS encoding AI-2E family transporter codes for the protein MDSGNDRRYFFYFLLFIVTIGLCWILSPFFGAVFWGGILAILFQPVQRWLVARFNKRRNLAALVTLTLIILIVILPLLFVAITLVQEVAYVYQEIKNAQPNYSQYFQDAIHVLPTSIQQLLAKYGLANLPALQRKLSDGAAQISQFAATQALSIGQNTFQFVVSFGVMLYMVFFLLRDGGEIGRRVRRALPLDEEHKNLLLAKFTTVVRATVKGNIAVALVQGALGGFIFWVVGIEGVVLWGALMAFLSLLPAIGASIVWVPAALYFLATGELGKCAILVVFCVGVIGLVDNLLRPILVGKDTKMPDWVVLISTLGGMALFGINGFVIGPLVAALFMASWDIFARSGQAE
- a CDS encoding voltage-gated chloride channel family protein; this translates as MKTKITRSEPLLMLAYLLRWLSLGSLVGTLAGLGSAVLLLALDWATDTRIAHPWLLWLLPVAGLAVGLLYHYAGRSVEGGNNLLIDEIHDPKRVVPKRMAPLILLGTVVTHLFGGSAGREGTAVQMGGSFADYLTRLFKLDPGDRRILLMSGISAGFASVFGTPLAGAVFGLEVLAIGRLRYDAILPCLIAAIIGDLVPPLLGVHHTPYAIPFVPHLTPVAIGLVVLAGIVFGLAGKTFAALTHKLGRLLKHRIPFGPLRPVLGGCAVVAGAMALGTDRYLGLGIPVIVDAFHTPLPAYDFAGKAAFTIVTLASGFKGGEVTPLFYIGATLGNALGYVLPLPFPLLAGLGFVAVFAGAANTPIASTLMAMELFGPEVGTFAGIACVVSYLFSGHAGIYHAQRIGHAKRPSEPDGAGLSAAQAIGQASADSTERPQR